TCCTCGCTCCTTGCCCGCCGCCGGGCAGGGAAGGCCCGTCGCCGTTCGCGGCGAACGGGTCGGCGACGAAGCGCTCGGCGGTCAGGGCCGACCGGTTGAGGTAGCCCAGGGCCAGGCCCTCGCCCGCCAAGTACAGCTCGCCCGTCTCACCGGGAGCGGTCACCTGCCGGAGGTCGTCGCCGACCACGTACGCCCGGGTGCCCGGCAGCGGGTGGCCGATGTGCGCTTCCCCACCGGTGATCCAGGCACTGGTGGCGTCCACGGTGCACTCGGTCGGACCGTAGAGGTTCACCGCTTCGAGCAGCCCGTTCGCGGTCGCCTTGGACATCTCCTCCCAGGTCCGCTCCGGCACCGGCTCCCCGCCCATGAACAGACGCGGCAGCGGGCCGTCGGCACCGCTGTCCAGCAGGCAGGTTCGCACCAGCTCCCAGAGGGAGGGGGTGAGGTCGAGGTCCTGGATGCCGTACGCGTCGAGCAGGGTCCGGAGCTGGACGGGATCGGTGCGCTGGTCCTCGTCGAGGATGGCGATGGTGTCGCCGCGGCAGATCCGCGCCCACTGCTTCACCGAGGAATCGAAGGAGACGCTGGCGTTCCAGCCGACGACCCGCGGCTCTTCGGCGTAGACGCCGGCCCGCTCCAGGGCCGTGACCAGGTCTGCGACGGATCCCCGTCCGACCTGGACGCCCTTGGGCCGACCGGTTGAGCCCGAGGTGTAGATCACGTACGCCGGGTCGAGCGGATTGGCGGCCACCGGCTTCGAGTCGGCGGCTTCGGGGTCGTCGGCCACGGAGTCCGGGGCGACGACGTCGAGGCCGGATGCCCACAGGGCGTGGCTCGGCGCCCCCACCAGTACCCGGATGCCGGCGTCCTTGGCCATGAACTCCAGGCGCTCGACCGGGTAGCGGGGGTCCAGCGGGAGGTAGGCCGCACCCGCCCGCCACACCGCGAGCAGCGATACGACCAGCTGGGTGGTGCGCGGCAGGCTGACCCCCACCAGGTCGCCGACGCCGATGCCACGGGAGGCCAGGGCACCGGCGAGCTGTGCGGTTCGCCGGTCGAGCTCGGCGAAGGTGAGCTCACCGTCCGTGCCCCGTACGGCGATCCGGTCCGGGGCGTGCTGTGCGGCAGCGCGGAAGCGTGTTACCAGGTCAACCGGCTTCTGGGCGAGGTCAGTCACGAGAACGAGCTCCTTGTGCACAGGAATGGGGCATGGCGCGGCCATCGGACCGACCCGGTCTGACGGCGCCGGTCAGGTTCAGGCGAACGCGGGCGCGGGCTCCACGGTCGGCCGGCACTCGGAGAGCTCGACCGGGTCGCCCATGGCCACCACGATCTTCCGGTCGCCACGGAACGGATCCCGGCCGTGTGCGGTCAGGATGTTGTCGACCAGCATCACGTCGCCCGGCTGCCAGGTCTCGCGCACCGTGGCCGCGTCATAGGCCGCCTGGATGGCCTGGAGGTCCTCGTTGCTCAGCGCGTCCCCGTCACCGAACTCGGTGTTGAACGGAAGACCGTCGCGTCCGAACTCATCGACCAGCGCCTCCCGCAGGTCCTCCTCCAGCGCCCACTCGTTCCAGAAGAGCAGGTGGTTGAACCACACCTCCTCGCCACTCGACGGGTGGGTGATGATGCCGGGACGGATCTGGCTCGTCTTCAGGGTGCCGTCGTCGTACCACTGGTGGCCGATGAGGTTGTCCGCGCAGTAGCGCGCGACCT
The DNA window shown above is from Streptomyces vietnamensis and carries:
- a CDS encoding non-ribosomal peptide synthetase gives rise to the protein MTDLAQKPVDLVTRFRAAAQHAPDRIAVRGTDGELTFAELDRRTAQLAGALASRGIGVGDLVGVSLPRTTQLVVSLLAVWRAGAAYLPLDPRYPVERLEFMAKDAGIRVLVGAPSHALWASGLDVVAPDSVADDPEAADSKPVAANPLDPAYVIYTSGSTGRPKGVQVGRGSVADLVTALERAGVYAEEPRVVGWNASVSFDSSVKQWARICRGDTIAILDEDQRTDPVQLRTLLDAYGIQDLDLTPSLWELVRTCLLDSGADGPLPRLFMGGEPVPERTWEEMSKATANGLLEAVNLYGPTECTVDATSAWITGGEAHIGHPLPGTRAYVVGDDLRQVTAPGETGELYLAGEGLALGYLNRSALTAERFVADPFAANGDGPSLPGGGQGARMYRTGDQVRLRADGSLDFIGRVDRQVKIRGYRIELGEVEAAVSSHPRVTTAVLTGYRDPALGDRLVAYYVAAEPPTGAELRDHCAAALPEFMVPSVFVAVDAIPLTVNGKVDWEALPAPHAAPVEQFVEPRGTVEKLLAEVWSEVLGRDRISADDNFFALGGHSLVALRVISRLKRELGLAVRTKEVYQHPQLRELAGYVEAKLAAAPETP